One window of the Rosa rugosa chromosome 3, drRosRugo1.1, whole genome shotgun sequence genome contains the following:
- the LOC133735321 gene encoding disease resistance protein RUN1-like isoform X3: protein MKAGETVLPIFYDVDPSDIRKQTGSFGEAFANYEERFRDDKEKVRRWRHALTEVASFSGWNSKEWYESTLIKDIVEVIWTKLQPTSFSYAENLVGIYSRLQQVNFLLDVGVEDVRFIGIWGMGGIGKTTMVRAVYEKIAREFEFSFLLTDVRNSSEKSGLLNLQKQLLSGIWTKKVDISDLHEGATIIRRLLGHKKVLLILDDVNHSSHLKYLAGNRDWFGSGSRVLITSRNEHLLIEHGVERRLKVEEFNDEDSLQLFSWKAFKRGHPEEDFLDLSKSVMSYAKGLPLALEVLGSFFHGRDLSEWKSGLRKLGRVCNLEIFDILKTSYDDLDSEEKKIFLDIACFFNGQDKDRVTEVLNSCDVSAIIGIKVLMERSLLTVSHGRLRMHDLLQKMGREIVRRESPNEPSRCSRLWLLEDIKHILTNNSGTEAIEGIFVDSTESEVNMDVNRKSFSMMNKLRYLKINNGNLPKGLEYLPNSLLILDWTRYPLKSLPSHFNPQKLLKLSLCHSCIKHFRIGTEPLYNLKTIDLSHSLDLVSTPNFKGMPYLEILCLEGCIRLYEVDPTIEVLERLTVLNLKDCKHLVCLPSSVGGLKSLKVLNLSGCSKLDILPDELGHVACLEKLDVSGSGIREVPSFIGLLKNLKELFLAGFKAQSPKSWNMMFNPFELLRKRSHIPTRLSLPCLFSLHSLARLDLSDCNLFDEAIPSDFGCLASLRILKLSKNQFVKLPESIGQLPRLENLQLDLCSKLRTLPELPSHVWVSASDCISLDTLANQRGQCNSVRGGYFGNCFKMVENESCGSTALSLLTHYLKFQRCGSSVHSFHKSFDHKGFHFVAPGNEIPEWYNHQSVGSSITVELHPGWFTNKWMGFAGCAVFGLIKPLPPGVEWTICCLLTANGESWGQCGLGKWGEPMLDHIWLFFMHRDTEASTFKHEWQDIYYQLEFAFKFTTADMKKVEAPQVKKCGVRMIYEEDVEELWQTLLKESNPKRGLQHNDDDAASNSASQAHPKRIKQLLLDGAGPSGSP, encoded by the exons ATGAAAGCAGGAGAAACTGTACTGCCAATTTTCTACGATGTTGATCCTTCTGATATACGAAAGCAAACAGGGAGTTTTGGAGAAGCCTTTGCTAATTATGAAGAAAGGTTTAGAGATGACAAAGAGAAAGTGCGAAGGTGGAGACATGCTTTAACAGAAGTGGCAAGTTTCTCTGGGTGGAATTCAAAGGAATG GTATGAATCAACGCTCATCAAAGATATTGTAGAAGTTATATGGACAAAATTGCAACCTACATCATTCAGTTATGCAGAAAATCTAGTTGGGATTTACTCAAGATTGCAGCAAGTCAATTTTCTTTTAGATGTAGGGGTGGAAGACGTCCGCTTCATTGGGATATGGGGAATGGGCGGGATTGGTAAGACAACTATGGTAAGAGCGGTGTATGAGAAAATCGCTCGTGAATTTGAATTTAGTTTCCTTCTTACCGATGTTAGAAACTCCTCCGAAAAAAGTGGTCTACTTAATTTACAAAAGCAACTTCTCTCTGGGATTTGGACAAAAAAGGTCGACATATCAGACCTTCATGAAGGAGCTACCATTATAAGGAGGTTGTTAGGTCACAAAAAAGTTCTTCTcattcttgatgatgtgaaccATTCAAGCCATTTAAAATATTTGGCAGGAAACCGAGATTGGTTTGGTTCAGGGAGTAGAGTTCTCATCACATCCAGAAATGAGCATTTGTTGATTGAACATGGAGTGGAGAGAAGATTGAAAGTTGAGGAATTTAATGATGAGGATTCTCTCCAGCTTTTCAGCTGGAAAGCATTCAAAAGAGGCCACCCTGAAGAAGATTTTCTTGATTTGTCAAAATCTGTTATGAGTTATGCTAAAGGCCTTCCTTTAGCTCTTGAAGTACTGGGTTCTTTTTTTCATGGAAGAGATCTAAGTGAATGGAAAAGTGGACTGAGAAAACTAGGAAGAGTTTGTAACTTGGAAATTTTCGACATACTTAAAACTAGTTATGATGATCTAGATtctgaagagaagaaaatattcctagacattgcatgtttctttaatGGACAGGACAAAGATCGAGTAACAGAAGTATTAAACAGTTGCGATGTTTCTGCAATTATTGGAATAAAAGTCCTGATGGAAAGATCTCTCTTGACTGTTTCTCATGGAAGACTAAGGATGCACGATTTGCTCCAAAAAATGGGACGGGAAATTGTTCGCCGGGAATCTCCTAACGAGCCGAGCAGGTGCAGTAGGTTGTGGCTTCTTGAAGACATCAAACATATCTTGACCAATAATTCT GGAACTGAAGCAATAGAAGGCATATTTGTGGACTCAACCGAGTCAGAAGTAAATATGGACGTGAAtcgaaaatcattttcaatGATGAACAAATTGAGATACCTGAAGATTAATAATGGGAATCTACCTAAGGGGCTTGAATATCTTCCCAATAGTTTACTGATTCTTGATTGGACGAGGTATCCATTAAAATCTCTGCCATCACATTTCAACCCTCAGAAGCTGCTCAAACTTAGCTTGTGTCATAGTTGTATTAAACATTTCAGGATAGGAACTGAG CCTTTATACAATTTGAAAACCATTGATCTGAGTCACTCTCTCGATCTTGTCAGCACCCCAAACTTTAAAGGTATGCCATATCTCGAGATTCTGTGTCTTGAAGGTTGTATAAGATTGTATGAGGTTGACCCAACAATTGAAGTGCTTGAAAGACTTACTGTGCTGAACTTGAAAGATTGCAAACATCTTGTGTGTCTTCCAAGCAGTGTAGGTGGCTTAAAATCTCTCAAAGTTCTCAATCTTTCTGGTTGCTCAAAGCTTGACATCCTGCCAGATGAGCTGGGTCATGTTGCTTGTTTGGAGAAGCTTGATGTGAGTGGAAGTGGCATAAGAGAAGTGCCCTCCTTTATTGGTCTTTTGAAAAACCTCAAAGAATTATTTCTTGCTGGATTTAAAGCACAGTCACCTAAATCATGGAATATGATGTTCAATCCCTTTGAGTTATTGCGAAAAAGAAGTCACATTCCCACAAGATTGTCATTGCCTTGTTTATTTAGTTTGCATTCATTAGCCAGACTGGATCTAAGTGACTGCAATCTTTTTGACGAAGCAATCCCCAGTGATTTTGGATGTTTAGCCTCATTAAGAATTCTAAAGTTGAGCAAAAATCAATTCGTTAAACTGCCTGAGAGCATCGGCCAGCTCCCTAGACTTGAAAATCTTCAGTTGGATTTGTGTAGCAAGCTTCGGACATTACCAGAGCTTCCATCTCATGTATGGGTATCCGCTAGCGACTGCATTTCATTAGATACATTGGCCAATCAAAGAGGACAATGCAATTCGGTACGAGGAGGATATTTTGGTAACTGTTTCAAAATGGTGGAGAATGAAAGCTGTGGGAGTACAGCACTTTCGTTGCTAACACACTACCTTAAGTTTCAACGTTGTGGTTCTTCCGTACATtcatttcataaatcatttGACCATAAAGGTTTTCATTTTGTTGCTCCTGGAAATGAAATACCCGAGTGGTACAATCACCAAAGTGTGGGGTCTTCGATAACTGTAGAGCTTCATCCTGGTTGGTTTACTAACAAGTGGATGGGATTCGCCGGCTGTGCCGTTTTTGGACTCATCAAACCACTCCCGCCTGGGGTTGAGTGGACTATTTGTTGCTTATTGACGGCCAATGGAGAATCCTGGGGTCAGTGTGGTCTGGGAAAGTGGGGTGAACCTATGTTGGATCACATTTGGTTATTCTTTATGCACCGTGATACAGAAGCCTCTACTTTTAAACATGAGTGGCAGGATATCTACTATCAGCTTGAATTTGCATTTAAATTCACCACGGCGGACATGAAGAAAGTGGAAGCTCCGCAAGTGAAGAAATGTGGAGTCCGTATGATATATGAGGAAGATGTGGAGGAGCTTTGGCAAACATTATTGAAGGAGAGCAATCCCAAGCGAGGCCTTCAACACAATGATGATGATGCAGCATCTAATAGTGCAAGTCAGGCTCATCCAAAAAGAATTAAACAACTCCTCCTTGATGGCGCAGGACCCAGTGGAAGCCCTTAG
- the LOC133735883 gene encoding uncharacterized protein LOC133735883 translates to MLVGDFNELLSFSDKIGGSKHYRFGGMQDWVCRNGLVDMGYQGADFTWTNNTVNERLDRCFCNSDWRILFADACVVHLARMKSDHCPILVKLCPDARRVRKNPPFRFQAMWMQHDNYV, encoded by the coding sequence ATGCTTGTGGGAGACTTTAATGAACTGCTTTCCTTCTCTGATAAGATTGGTGGCTCCAAGCACTACAGGTTTGGGGGCATGCAAGATTGGGTCTGTAGGAATGGATTGGTTGACATGGGTTACCAAGGTGCTGACTTCACATGGACAAACAATACTGTGAATGAGAGACTTGATAGATGCTTCTGCAACAGTGATTGGAGAATCCTTTTTGCTGATGCTTGTGTTGTTCATCTAGCTAGAATGAAGTCTGATCACTGCCCTATACTGGTCAAATTGTGCCCTGATGCTAGACGTGTAAGGAAAAACCCCCCATTTAGATTCCAAGCTATGTGGATGCAACATGACAACTATGTGTAG
- the LOC133735321 gene encoding disease resistance protein RUN1-like isoform X2, with the protein MSIQRTSTYFPPSSPQWKYDVFLSFRGETVLPIFYDVDPSDIRKQTGSFGEAFANYEERFRDDKEKVRRWRHALTEVASFSGWNSKEWYESTLIKDIVEVIWTKLQPTSFSYAENLVGIYSRLQQVNFLLDVGVEDVRFIGIWGMGGIGKTTMVRAVYEKIAREFEFSFLLTDVRNSSEKSGLLNLQKQLLSGIWTKKVDISDLHEGATIIRRLLGHKKVLLILDDVNHSSHLKYLAGNRDWFGSGSRVLITSRNEHLLIEHGVERRLKVEEFNDEDSLQLFSWKAFKRGHPEEDFLDLSKSVMSYAKGLPLALEVLGSFFHGRDLSEWKSGLRKLGRVCNLEIFDILKTSYDDLDSEEKKIFLDIACFFNGQDKDRVTEVLNSCDVSAIIGIKVLMERSLLTVSHGRLRMHDLLQKMGREIVRRESPNEPSRCSRLWLLEDIKHILTNNSGTEAIEGIFVDSTESEVNMDVNRKSFSMMNKLRYLKINNGNLPKGLEYLPNSLLILDWTRYPLKSLPSHFNPQKLLKLSLCHSCIKHFRIGTEPLYNLKTIDLSHSLDLVSTPNFKGMPYLEILCLEGCIRLYEVDPTIEVLERLTVLNLKDCKHLVCLPSSVGGLKSLKVLNLSGCSKLDILPDELGHVACLEKLDVSGSGIREVPSFIGLLKNLKELFLAGFKAQSPKSWNMMFNPFELLRKRSHIPTRLSLPCLFSLHSLARLDLSDCNLFDEAIPSDFGCLASLRILKLSKNQFVKLPESIGQLPRLENLQLDLCSKLRTLPELPSHVWVSASDCISLDTLANQRGQCNSVRGGYFGNCFKMVENESCGSTALSLLTHYLKFQRCGSSVHSFHKSFDHKGFHFVAPGNEIPEWYNHQSVGSSITVELHPGWFTNKWMGFAGCAVFGLIKPLPPGVEWTICCLLTANGESWGQCGLGKWGEPMLDHIWLFFMHRDTEASTFKHEWQDIYYQLEFAFKFTTADMKKVEAPQVKKCGVRMIYEEDVEELWQTLLKESNPKRGLQHNDDDAASNSASQAHPKRIKQLLLDGAGPSGSP; encoded by the exons ATGAGCATACAAAGAACCTCTACATATTTTCCCCCTTCATCTCCTCAGTGGAAATATGATGTCTTTTTGAGTTTTAGAG GAGAAACTGTACTGCCAATTTTCTACGATGTTGATCCTTCTGATATACGAAAGCAAACAGGGAGTTTTGGAGAAGCCTTTGCTAATTATGAAGAAAGGTTTAGAGATGACAAAGAGAAAGTGCGAAGGTGGAGACATGCTTTAACAGAAGTGGCAAGTTTCTCTGGGTGGAATTCAAAGGAATG GTATGAATCAACGCTCATCAAAGATATTGTAGAAGTTATATGGACAAAATTGCAACCTACATCATTCAGTTATGCAGAAAATCTAGTTGGGATTTACTCAAGATTGCAGCAAGTCAATTTTCTTTTAGATGTAGGGGTGGAAGACGTCCGCTTCATTGGGATATGGGGAATGGGCGGGATTGGTAAGACAACTATGGTAAGAGCGGTGTATGAGAAAATCGCTCGTGAATTTGAATTTAGTTTCCTTCTTACCGATGTTAGAAACTCCTCCGAAAAAAGTGGTCTACTTAATTTACAAAAGCAACTTCTCTCTGGGATTTGGACAAAAAAGGTCGACATATCAGACCTTCATGAAGGAGCTACCATTATAAGGAGGTTGTTAGGTCACAAAAAAGTTCTTCTcattcttgatgatgtgaaccATTCAAGCCATTTAAAATATTTGGCAGGAAACCGAGATTGGTTTGGTTCAGGGAGTAGAGTTCTCATCACATCCAGAAATGAGCATTTGTTGATTGAACATGGAGTGGAGAGAAGATTGAAAGTTGAGGAATTTAATGATGAGGATTCTCTCCAGCTTTTCAGCTGGAAAGCATTCAAAAGAGGCCACCCTGAAGAAGATTTTCTTGATTTGTCAAAATCTGTTATGAGTTATGCTAAAGGCCTTCCTTTAGCTCTTGAAGTACTGGGTTCTTTTTTTCATGGAAGAGATCTAAGTGAATGGAAAAGTGGACTGAGAAAACTAGGAAGAGTTTGTAACTTGGAAATTTTCGACATACTTAAAACTAGTTATGATGATCTAGATtctgaagagaagaaaatattcctagacattgcatgtttctttaatGGACAGGACAAAGATCGAGTAACAGAAGTATTAAACAGTTGCGATGTTTCTGCAATTATTGGAATAAAAGTCCTGATGGAAAGATCTCTCTTGACTGTTTCTCATGGAAGACTAAGGATGCACGATTTGCTCCAAAAAATGGGACGGGAAATTGTTCGCCGGGAATCTCCTAACGAGCCGAGCAGGTGCAGTAGGTTGTGGCTTCTTGAAGACATCAAACATATCTTGACCAATAATTCT GGAACTGAAGCAATAGAAGGCATATTTGTGGACTCAACCGAGTCAGAAGTAAATATGGACGTGAAtcgaaaatcattttcaatGATGAACAAATTGAGATACCTGAAGATTAATAATGGGAATCTACCTAAGGGGCTTGAATATCTTCCCAATAGTTTACTGATTCTTGATTGGACGAGGTATCCATTAAAATCTCTGCCATCACATTTCAACCCTCAGAAGCTGCTCAAACTTAGCTTGTGTCATAGTTGTATTAAACATTTCAGGATAGGAACTGAG CCTTTATACAATTTGAAAACCATTGATCTGAGTCACTCTCTCGATCTTGTCAGCACCCCAAACTTTAAAGGTATGCCATATCTCGAGATTCTGTGTCTTGAAGGTTGTATAAGATTGTATGAGGTTGACCCAACAATTGAAGTGCTTGAAAGACTTACTGTGCTGAACTTGAAAGATTGCAAACATCTTGTGTGTCTTCCAAGCAGTGTAGGTGGCTTAAAATCTCTCAAAGTTCTCAATCTTTCTGGTTGCTCAAAGCTTGACATCCTGCCAGATGAGCTGGGTCATGTTGCTTGTTTGGAGAAGCTTGATGTGAGTGGAAGTGGCATAAGAGAAGTGCCCTCCTTTATTGGTCTTTTGAAAAACCTCAAAGAATTATTTCTTGCTGGATTTAAAGCACAGTCACCTAAATCATGGAATATGATGTTCAATCCCTTTGAGTTATTGCGAAAAAGAAGTCACATTCCCACAAGATTGTCATTGCCTTGTTTATTTAGTTTGCATTCATTAGCCAGACTGGATCTAAGTGACTGCAATCTTTTTGACGAAGCAATCCCCAGTGATTTTGGATGTTTAGCCTCATTAAGAATTCTAAAGTTGAGCAAAAATCAATTCGTTAAACTGCCTGAGAGCATCGGCCAGCTCCCTAGACTTGAAAATCTTCAGTTGGATTTGTGTAGCAAGCTTCGGACATTACCAGAGCTTCCATCTCATGTATGGGTATCCGCTAGCGACTGCATTTCATTAGATACATTGGCCAATCAAAGAGGACAATGCAATTCGGTACGAGGAGGATATTTTGGTAACTGTTTCAAAATGGTGGAGAATGAAAGCTGTGGGAGTACAGCACTTTCGTTGCTAACACACTACCTTAAGTTTCAACGTTGTGGTTCTTCCGTACATtcatttcataaatcatttGACCATAAAGGTTTTCATTTTGTTGCTCCTGGAAATGAAATACCCGAGTGGTACAATCACCAAAGTGTGGGGTCTTCGATAACTGTAGAGCTTCATCCTGGTTGGTTTACTAACAAGTGGATGGGATTCGCCGGCTGTGCCGTTTTTGGACTCATCAAACCACTCCCGCCTGGGGTTGAGTGGACTATTTGTTGCTTATTGACGGCCAATGGAGAATCCTGGGGTCAGTGTGGTCTGGGAAAGTGGGGTGAACCTATGTTGGATCACATTTGGTTATTCTTTATGCACCGTGATACAGAAGCCTCTACTTTTAAACATGAGTGGCAGGATATCTACTATCAGCTTGAATTTGCATTTAAATTCACCACGGCGGACATGAAGAAAGTGGAAGCTCCGCAAGTGAAGAAATGTGGAGTCCGTATGATATATGAGGAAGATGTGGAGGAGCTTTGGCAAACATTATTGAAGGAGAGCAATCCCAAGCGAGGCCTTCAACACAATGATGATGATGCAGCATCTAATAGTGCAAGTCAGGCTCATCCAAAAAGAATTAAACAACTCCTCCTTGATGGCGCAGGACCCAGTGGAAGCCCTTAG
- the LOC133735321 gene encoding disease resistance protein RUN1-like isoform X1 yields MSIQRTSTYFPPSSPQWKYDVFLSFRGEDTRKSFTDHLYTALDHQGIITFRDDPQLQKGEAISPTLFAAIEESRFALIVLSQHYASSTWCLDELVRILECMKAGETVLPIFYDVDPSDIRKQTGSFGEAFANYEERFRDDKEKVRRWRHALTEVASFSGWNSKEWYESTLIKDIVEVIWTKLQPTSFSYAENLVGIYSRLQQVNFLLDVGVEDVRFIGIWGMGGIGKTTMVRAVYEKIAREFEFSFLLTDVRNSSEKSGLLNLQKQLLSGIWTKKVDISDLHEGATIIRRLLGHKKVLLILDDVNHSSHLKYLAGNRDWFGSGSRVLITSRNEHLLIEHGVERRLKVEEFNDEDSLQLFSWKAFKRGHPEEDFLDLSKSVMSYAKGLPLALEVLGSFFHGRDLSEWKSGLRKLGRVCNLEIFDILKTSYDDLDSEEKKIFLDIACFFNGQDKDRVTEVLNSCDVSAIIGIKVLMERSLLTVSHGRLRMHDLLQKMGREIVRRESPNEPSRCSRLWLLEDIKHILTNNSGTEAIEGIFVDSTESEVNMDVNRKSFSMMNKLRYLKINNGNLPKGLEYLPNSLLILDWTRYPLKSLPSHFNPQKLLKLSLCHSCIKHFRIGTEPLYNLKTIDLSHSLDLVSTPNFKGMPYLEILCLEGCIRLYEVDPTIEVLERLTVLNLKDCKHLVCLPSSVGGLKSLKVLNLSGCSKLDILPDELGHVACLEKLDVSGSGIREVPSFIGLLKNLKELFLAGFKAQSPKSWNMMFNPFELLRKRSHIPTRLSLPCLFSLHSLARLDLSDCNLFDEAIPSDFGCLASLRILKLSKNQFVKLPESIGQLPRLENLQLDLCSKLRTLPELPSHVWVSASDCISLDTLANQRGQCNSVRGGYFGNCFKMVENESCGSTALSLLTHYLKFQRCGSSVHSFHKSFDHKGFHFVAPGNEIPEWYNHQSVGSSITVELHPGWFTNKWMGFAGCAVFGLIKPLPPGVEWTICCLLTANGESWGQCGLGKWGEPMLDHIWLFFMHRDTEASTFKHEWQDIYYQLEFAFKFTTADMKKVEAPQVKKCGVRMIYEEDVEELWQTLLKESNPKRGLQHNDDDAASNSASQAHPKRIKQLLLDGAGPSGSP; encoded by the exons ATGAGCATACAAAGAACCTCTACATATTTTCCCCCTTCATCTCCTCAGTGGAAATATGATGTCTTTTTGAGTTTTAGAGGTGAGGATACTCGAAAGTCTTTTACAGACCATTTATACACTGCATTAGATCATCAAGGCATCATAACTTTCAGGGATGATCCTCAACTTCAAAAAGGGGAAGCTATTTCTCCAACACTTTTTGCTGCAATTGAAGAATCAAGATTTGCTCTCATTGTTCTCTCACAACATTATGCATCGTCAACatggtgcttggatgaacttGTAAGAATTCTTGAATGTATGAAAGCAGGAGAAACTGTACTGCCAATTTTCTACGATGTTGATCCTTCTGATATACGAAAGCAAACAGGGAGTTTTGGAGAAGCCTTTGCTAATTATGAAGAAAGGTTTAGAGATGACAAAGAGAAAGTGCGAAGGTGGAGACATGCTTTAACAGAAGTGGCAAGTTTCTCTGGGTGGAATTCAAAGGAATG GTATGAATCAACGCTCATCAAAGATATTGTAGAAGTTATATGGACAAAATTGCAACCTACATCATTCAGTTATGCAGAAAATCTAGTTGGGATTTACTCAAGATTGCAGCAAGTCAATTTTCTTTTAGATGTAGGGGTGGAAGACGTCCGCTTCATTGGGATATGGGGAATGGGCGGGATTGGTAAGACAACTATGGTAAGAGCGGTGTATGAGAAAATCGCTCGTGAATTTGAATTTAGTTTCCTTCTTACCGATGTTAGAAACTCCTCCGAAAAAAGTGGTCTACTTAATTTACAAAAGCAACTTCTCTCTGGGATTTGGACAAAAAAGGTCGACATATCAGACCTTCATGAAGGAGCTACCATTATAAGGAGGTTGTTAGGTCACAAAAAAGTTCTTCTcattcttgatgatgtgaaccATTCAAGCCATTTAAAATATTTGGCAGGAAACCGAGATTGGTTTGGTTCAGGGAGTAGAGTTCTCATCACATCCAGAAATGAGCATTTGTTGATTGAACATGGAGTGGAGAGAAGATTGAAAGTTGAGGAATTTAATGATGAGGATTCTCTCCAGCTTTTCAGCTGGAAAGCATTCAAAAGAGGCCACCCTGAAGAAGATTTTCTTGATTTGTCAAAATCTGTTATGAGTTATGCTAAAGGCCTTCCTTTAGCTCTTGAAGTACTGGGTTCTTTTTTTCATGGAAGAGATCTAAGTGAATGGAAAAGTGGACTGAGAAAACTAGGAAGAGTTTGTAACTTGGAAATTTTCGACATACTTAAAACTAGTTATGATGATCTAGATtctgaagagaagaaaatattcctagacattgcatgtttctttaatGGACAGGACAAAGATCGAGTAACAGAAGTATTAAACAGTTGCGATGTTTCTGCAATTATTGGAATAAAAGTCCTGATGGAAAGATCTCTCTTGACTGTTTCTCATGGAAGACTAAGGATGCACGATTTGCTCCAAAAAATGGGACGGGAAATTGTTCGCCGGGAATCTCCTAACGAGCCGAGCAGGTGCAGTAGGTTGTGGCTTCTTGAAGACATCAAACATATCTTGACCAATAATTCT GGAACTGAAGCAATAGAAGGCATATTTGTGGACTCAACCGAGTCAGAAGTAAATATGGACGTGAAtcgaaaatcattttcaatGATGAACAAATTGAGATACCTGAAGATTAATAATGGGAATCTACCTAAGGGGCTTGAATATCTTCCCAATAGTTTACTGATTCTTGATTGGACGAGGTATCCATTAAAATCTCTGCCATCACATTTCAACCCTCAGAAGCTGCTCAAACTTAGCTTGTGTCATAGTTGTATTAAACATTTCAGGATAGGAACTGAG CCTTTATACAATTTGAAAACCATTGATCTGAGTCACTCTCTCGATCTTGTCAGCACCCCAAACTTTAAAGGTATGCCATATCTCGAGATTCTGTGTCTTGAAGGTTGTATAAGATTGTATGAGGTTGACCCAACAATTGAAGTGCTTGAAAGACTTACTGTGCTGAACTTGAAAGATTGCAAACATCTTGTGTGTCTTCCAAGCAGTGTAGGTGGCTTAAAATCTCTCAAAGTTCTCAATCTTTCTGGTTGCTCAAAGCTTGACATCCTGCCAGATGAGCTGGGTCATGTTGCTTGTTTGGAGAAGCTTGATGTGAGTGGAAGTGGCATAAGAGAAGTGCCCTCCTTTATTGGTCTTTTGAAAAACCTCAAAGAATTATTTCTTGCTGGATTTAAAGCACAGTCACCTAAATCATGGAATATGATGTTCAATCCCTTTGAGTTATTGCGAAAAAGAAGTCACATTCCCACAAGATTGTCATTGCCTTGTTTATTTAGTTTGCATTCATTAGCCAGACTGGATCTAAGTGACTGCAATCTTTTTGACGAAGCAATCCCCAGTGATTTTGGATGTTTAGCCTCATTAAGAATTCTAAAGTTGAGCAAAAATCAATTCGTTAAACTGCCTGAGAGCATCGGCCAGCTCCCTAGACTTGAAAATCTTCAGTTGGATTTGTGTAGCAAGCTTCGGACATTACCAGAGCTTCCATCTCATGTATGGGTATCCGCTAGCGACTGCATTTCATTAGATACATTGGCCAATCAAAGAGGACAATGCAATTCGGTACGAGGAGGATATTTTGGTAACTGTTTCAAAATGGTGGAGAATGAAAGCTGTGGGAGTACAGCACTTTCGTTGCTAACACACTACCTTAAGTTTCAACGTTGTGGTTCTTCCGTACATtcatttcataaatcatttGACCATAAAGGTTTTCATTTTGTTGCTCCTGGAAATGAAATACCCGAGTGGTACAATCACCAAAGTGTGGGGTCTTCGATAACTGTAGAGCTTCATCCTGGTTGGTTTACTAACAAGTGGATGGGATTCGCCGGCTGTGCCGTTTTTGGACTCATCAAACCACTCCCGCCTGGGGTTGAGTGGACTATTTGTTGCTTATTGACGGCCAATGGAGAATCCTGGGGTCAGTGTGGTCTGGGAAAGTGGGGTGAACCTATGTTGGATCACATTTGGTTATTCTTTATGCACCGTGATACAGAAGCCTCTACTTTTAAACATGAGTGGCAGGATATCTACTATCAGCTTGAATTTGCATTTAAATTCACCACGGCGGACATGAAGAAAGTGGAAGCTCCGCAAGTGAAGAAATGTGGAGTCCGTATGATATATGAGGAAGATGTGGAGGAGCTTTGGCAAACATTATTGAAGGAGAGCAATCCCAAGCGAGGCCTTCAACACAATGATGATGATGCAGCATCTAATAGTGCAAGTCAGGCTCATCCAAAAAGAATTAAACAACTCCTCCTTGATGGCGCAGGACCCAGTGGAAGCCCTTAG